A stretch of the bacterium genome encodes the following:
- the glgA gene encoding glycogen synthase, which yields MKIAILTNEYPPYVYGGAGVHVQYLSRELAELEEKRHTVRVLCFGDQKKHVENMIVEGFQPSWDVPLQDPRHKRLMDTLLKDMVMTGSLPEADIVHCHTWYTHFAGCLAKQLFNVPLVLTTHSLEPHRPWKEEQMGSAYKVSTWLEHNAYRIADGVIAVSQAMRRDVHELYQVPWDKIQVIPNGIDPDQYKPAPDPAVLAAYQINPEQPFILFVGRITRQKGIVHLVRAIQYLKPGIQVVLCAGAPDTEEIGREMTQAVEAARSQTRNRIIWIPQVLAVDQVISLYTHAAIFVCPSVYEPFGIINLEAMACATPVVASSVGGITEVVVHEETGLLVPFEPRDPGDWEPQDADKYSQDLASAVNRLLSSPEKISRMGENARARVEKYFSWKSVASRTLEFYRKLIKG from the coding sequence ATGAAAATTGCCATTCTAACGAATGAGTATCCTCCTTATGTCTACGGAGGGGCCGGAGTTCACGTACAGTATCTTTCCCGGGAGTTGGCTGAGCTTGAGGAAAAAAGGCACACGGTCAGGGTCCTTTGCTTCGGGGATCAAAAGAAGCATGTCGAAAACATGATTGTGGAAGGGTTTCAGCCATCCTGGGATGTCCCCCTTCAGGATCCTCGCCATAAAAGGTTGATGGATACTCTCCTGAAAGACATGGTCATGACCGGATCGTTGCCTGAAGCGGACATCGTTCACTGTCACACCTGGTATACTCATTTTGCAGGCTGCCTGGCCAAGCAGCTCTTCAATGTTCCGCTGGTTCTTACCACGCATTCTCTCGAGCCCCACCGGCCCTGGAAAGAGGAGCAGATGGGCTCGGCTTACAAAGTCAGCACCTGGCTGGAGCACAACGCCTATCGGATCGCCGACGGGGTCATTGCCGTGTCCCAGGCCATGAGGAGGGACGTCCATGAGCTTTATCAGGTCCCCTGGGACAAGATTCAGGTCATTCCGAATGGCATCGATCCGGATCAGTATAAGCCCGCTCCTGATCCGGCTGTGCTTGCCGCTTATCAAATCAATCCTGAACAGCCATTTATTCTCTTTGTAGGCCGGATCACCCGGCAGAAAGGCATTGTTCATCTGGTCCGGGCAATCCAATATCTTAAGCCGGGCATCCAGGTGGTACTCTGTGCCGGTGCTCCTGACACCGAGGAAATCGGCCGTGAAATGACTCAGGCAGTCGAAGCGGCGCGATCGCAGACCCGGAACAGAATTATCTGGATACCGCAGGTGCTTGCGGTTGATCAGGTTATCAGCCTCTATACGCATGCGGCGATCTTTGTCTGCCCATCGGTTTATGAGCCGTTCGGAATTATCAACCTCGAGGCCATGGCCTGCGCAACTCCGGTTGTCGCTTCTAGCGTGGGTGGAATCACCGAAGTGGTCGTTCATGAAGAAACCGGCCTCCTGGTGCCCTTTGAGCCCCGGGATCCCGGTGACTGGGAGCCGCAGGATGCGGACAAATACTCGCAGGATCTTGCTTCTGCGGTCAACAGGCTTCTGTCCTCGCCGGAAAAAATTAGCCGGATGGGAGAGAATGCCAGAGCCAGAGTGGAGAAATACTTTAGCTGGAAGAGCGTGGCCAGCCGGACCCTGGAATTTTACCGGAAGCTGATCAAGGGATGA
- a CDS encoding thioredoxin family protein, whose product MLLDSQVTNKVRERFAGLKEKVKIISFTQEFECQFCHENRTLSEELASLSDKIDFEVFDFQKNRIEVERYQITMIPATVVMGEKDYGLRFYGIPGGYEFNSFLDTIVMVSRGDSGLSAESRKRIQDWKKPARIQVLVTLTCPYCFHAVRTAHQLAFENEFITAEMIDASEFPHLINKYQVYGVPKVVINETVQFEGALPEKEFIDYLLRA is encoded by the coding sequence ATGCTATTAGATTCACAGGTAACGAATAAGGTCAGGGAGCGGTTTGCCGGATTGAAGGAGAAGGTGAAGATTATTTCCTTTACCCAGGAATTCGAATGCCAGTTCTGCCATGAAAACCGCACTCTGAGTGAGGAGCTTGCTTCCCTGTCCGATAAGATCGATTTTGAAGTTTTTGATTTCCAGAAAAACCGGATTGAAGTGGAACGCTATCAGATTACTATGATTCCGGCTACCGTAGTCATGGGGGAGAAGGATTATGGCCTGCGGTTTTACGGAATACCTGGCGGCTACGAATTTAATTCTTTTCTGGACACGATCGTGATGGTCTCCCGGGGTGACTCAGGACTGTCAGCGGAAAGCAGGAAAAGGATTCAGGACTGGAAGAAACCTGCCCGCATTCAGGTTCTGGTGACCCTCACCTGTCCTTACTGCTTTCATGCTGTCAGGACAGCCCATCAACTGGCCTTTGAAAACGAGTTTATTACCGCCGAAATGATTGATGCCAGTGAATTCCCCCACCTGATCAATAAATATCAGGTTTACGGCGTCCCCAAGGTGGTGATCAACGAGACGGTTCAATTCGAGGGGGCACTGCCGGAAAAGGAATTTATCGACTACCTCCTGCGGGCTTGA
- a CDS encoding PAS domain S-box protein: MPNKEKTREQLLEEEAGLRQRIAELEMREAEHRHTEEALRKSKRELSIRNEIISIFLTTPDDEMYSKVLRVVLENTGSQYGFFGYIDQEGNMVCPSMTRDIWDQCQVPHKDILFPHDQWGGLWGQSLLERKTLWSNKPLPVPEGHVPIVKTLIVPIIHGQKLIGLLAVANKATDYTLEDQTMLETIANYIAPVLHARLQRDRQEKELRQSAEELRESEAKYSTLVENAQNGVVIVQDEVLKFVNRATETLTGYSLGELLGKPFADLLAPECREMIIQRHRLRLQGLPVPSFYEAKLLSKDGTIKDVEFSVGVIQYHGKPAVTACVRDITERKKMEKELLKVQKLESLGILAGGIAHDFNNLLAVTIGNLSLLELEISGYGGNASELLEAIKSASYQAKRLTQQLLTFARGGAPIRKVTSVSKVLNNAVSFALSGSQVTSELGIPDDLWRAEIDEGQISQALNNVIINAAQAMPEGGRIRVWAENVIVDPDISLPLKKGMYVKISIQDEGVGIPEEHLSRIFDPYFSTKQKGAGLGLAIAYSIIKKHEGYIKVESQVGVGTTFHIYLPALEAEAAIAKGIREEKFRSGWGKVLVMDDQQMIRNMAGQMLTRLGYRVEFAANGEEAIDLYRKAKESEDAFVAVILDLTVPGGMGGKKAVQKLLEIDPDVRAIASSGYSDDPIMTEYRKYGFKGVVTKPYETKELSEVLYKVIRGMDGPSQAFG, from the coding sequence ATGCCAAATAAAGAAAAGACGAGAGAGCAGCTTCTTGAAGAAGAGGCGGGGTTACGTCAGCGGATCGCTGAACTGGAAATGCGCGAAGCTGAACATCGGCATACGGAAGAGGCGCTCAGGAAGTCAAAGAGAGAGTTGAGCATCAGGAATGAGATCATCTCGATTTTTCTTACTACTCCTGATGATGAGATGTATTCGAAAGTGCTGCGGGTAGTTTTGGAGAATACCGGCAGCCAATACGGGTTCTTCGGATATATCGACCAGGAGGGGAACATGGTCTGCCCTTCAATGACCAGAGATATCTGGGACCAGTGTCAGGTGCCTCATAAGGATATCCTTTTTCCCCATGATCAATGGGGCGGTCTCTGGGGTCAGTCTCTCCTGGAAAGGAAAACGCTCTGGTCAAATAAGCCGCTCCCCGTACCCGAAGGGCATGTTCCCATAGTAAAGACACTGATCGTCCCCATCATCCATGGACAGAAGCTTATCGGTCTTCTGGCGGTCGCCAACAAGGCAACCGACTATACGCTGGAGGACCAGACAATGCTGGAAACCATCGCCAACTACATTGCTCCCGTCCTCCATGCCCGGCTCCAGAGAGACAGACAGGAAAAGGAGCTCAGGCAATCCGCCGAAGAGCTTCGGGAATCCGAAGCCAAGTACTCAACGCTGGTGGAAAACGCCCAGAACGGGGTGGTTATCGTCCAGGATGAAGTCCTGAAATTCGTTAACAGGGCTACGGAGACATTGACCGGCTATTCTCTGGGGGAATTACTCGGCAAGCCTTTCGCGGATTTACTGGCTCCTGAATGCAGAGAGATGATTATCCAGAGGCACAGGCTGCGCCTTCAGGGGCTGCCCGTTCCTTCCTTTTACGAAGCGAAACTGCTGAGTAAGGATGGGACTATCAAGGACGTGGAATTCTCTGTTGGGGTTATCCAGTATCATGGGAAGCCCGCAGTGACGGCCTGCGTCCGTGACATCACCGAGCGCAAGAAAATGGAAAAGGAACTGCTCAAGGTACAAAAACTTGAATCTCTCGGTATTCTTGCCGGTGGCATCGCTCATGACTTCAACAACCTACTGGCTGTTACCATAGGTAATTTGTCTTTGTTGGAACTGGAGATCAGTGGATATGGAGGCAATGCTTCTGAATTACTGGAAGCAATAAAGAGCGCCTCATATCAGGCGAAAAGGCTTACTCAGCAATTACTTACCTTTGCCAGAGGCGGAGCGCCGATCAGGAAGGTCACTTCAGTCTCAAAGGTATTGAATAATGCGGTCAGCTTTGCCTTGAGCGGCTCTCAGGTGACCAGCGAACTGGGTATACCGGATGATCTCTGGCGGGCTGAAATAGATGAAGGGCAGATCAGCCAGGCTCTCAATAATGTGATTATCAATGCTGCGCAGGCTATGCCTGAAGGCGGCAGAATCAGGGTATGGGCAGAAAATGTGATCGTTGATCCTGACATCAGCCTGCCGCTGAAAAAAGGAATGTACGTCAAGATATCGATCCAGGACGAGGGAGTCGGAATACCGGAAGAGCATCTATCCAGGATATTTGATCCTTATTTTTCCACCAAGCAAAAAGGGGCTGGTCTTGGATTGGCCATTGCCTATTCGATTATTAAAAAACATGAAGGATATATCAAGGTGGAATCCCAGGTAGGAGTTGGAACGACTTTCCACATCTATCTTCCTGCCTTGGAGGCAGAGGCCGCTATTGCCAAAGGTATCAGGGAGGAAAAATTCCGGTCCGGCTGGGGGAAGGTTTTGGTTATGGATGACCAGCAAATGATTAGAAACATGGCCGGACAGATGCTGACCCGTCTCGGATACAGGGTTGAATTTGCCGCCAATGGTGAGGAGGCGATAGACCTCTACCGGAAAGCAAAGGAATCAGAAGATGCTTTTGTCGCCGTTATCCTGGATTTAACTGTCCCGGGAGGCATGGGAGGCAAAAAGGCCGTTCAGAAGCTGCTTGAGATAGACCCTGATGTCCGGGCAATTGCCTCAAGCGGTTATTCCGATGATCCCATAATGACTGAATACCGGAAGTACGGCTTCAAGGGGGTAGTTACCAAGCCGTATGAAACGAAAGAACTGAGTGAGGTATTGTATAAGGTAATAAGAGGCATGGATGGACCTTCCCAAGCCTTCGGGTGA
- a CDS encoding (Fe-S)-binding protein: MQTTSEIMAKLPGKNCGLCGLKTCEAFSEIVSKNPQALRRCVFTGESDRQPISGAEAEARAGTREFKAEDITWKDNLGREYDFILDKFPGEAGPRETIILFNPANVERLGLKKGDVLYGRPGWISCGCPVSHVGVVVEEPDYFNGTVIWCVVGPMLAREKGINIGYYNTTAYEGLVHYSRAELQIGRRYYFQPRYCMLQWRHCGLVNTLGKTRDGLRVRIEGLWIG, encoded by the coding sequence ATGCAAACAACATCAGAAATAATGGCCAAATTACCAGGGAAAAATTGTGGTCTCTGCGGACTGAAAACCTGCGAGGCATTTTCCGAAATCGTATCGAAAAATCCCCAGGCTCTCAGAAGATGCGTCTTCACCGGAGAATCGGACAGACAGCCTATATCAGGAGCAGAAGCAGAAGCAAGAGCAGGAACGCGGGAGTTTAAGGCGGAGGATATTACCTGGAAGGATAACCTTGGCCGGGAATATGATTTTATTCTGGACAAATTTCCGGGAGAAGCAGGGCCAAGGGAAACGATTATTCTGTTCAACCCGGCGAACGTGGAGAGGCTCGGCCTCAAGAAGGGCGATGTCCTTTATGGCCGGCCTGGCTGGATCTCATGCGGATGCCCGGTCAGCCACGTCGGAGTTGTGGTCGAAGAGCCCGATTATTTTAACGGCACGGTGATCTGGTGCGTGGTCGGGCCAATGCTGGCCAGAGAGAAAGGCATCAATATCGGGTACTATAACACCACCGCCTACGAGGGCCTGGTCCACTACAGCAGAGCAGAGCTTCAGATCGGCAGGAGGTATTACTTCCAGCCAAGGTACTGTATGCTCCAATGGCGGCATTGCGGTCTGGTAAACACCCTTGGCAAAACCAGGGATGGACTGAGGGTGCGCATCGAAGGGTTATGGATAGGATAA
- a CDS encoding carbonic anhydrase yields the protein MKIVRSFIIAWILPLVVFGTAAAKEASGITGDQALQILMTGNKQYVAAKLAHPNSTPERRTELVKGQHPFAIILSCSDSRVPPEIVFDQGLGDLFVVRVAGNVVDDLALGSIEYAAEHLGVPLIMVLGHEKCGAVTATVEGGGKAPGHIDAVVKAIKPAVEKVKDQPGDKVENATRANIDMVVEQLKTSKPVLAELVKDGKLMIVGARYDLDTGVVEVSKE from the coding sequence ATGAAGATAGTGAGGTCTTTTATCATTGCCTGGATACTGCCATTAGTGGTTTTCGGTACAGCAGCAGCTAAAGAAGCATCCGGAATAACCGGTGATCAGGCCCTTCAGATTCTGATGACTGGAAACAAGCAATATGTTGCCGCCAAGCTTGCCCATCCCAATTCGACGCCGGAGCGCCGCACGGAGCTTGTCAAAGGTCAGCACCCCTTTGCCATTATCCTCAGTTGTTCGGATTCACGGGTGCCACCGGAAATCGTTTTCGATCAGGGGCTCGGAGATCTGTTCGTAGTTCGGGTAGCCGGCAATGTGGTCGATGACCTGGCCCTGGGAAGCATTGAATATGCAGCGGAACATCTGGGCGTGCCGTTGATAATGGTGCTTGGCCATGAGAAATGCGGCGCGGTAACTGCTACGGTAGAGGGTGGCGGCAAAGCCCCCGGCCATATCGACGCAGTCGTTAAAGCCATCAAACCGGCTGTAGAGAAGGTAAAAGACCAGCCCGGCGATAAGGTGGAAAACGCAACCAGGGCCAATATCGACATGGTTGTCGAGCAGCTCAAGACCTCGAAACCGGTTCTGGCCGAGTTAGTCAAAGATGGCAAGCTGATGATTGTCGGGGCTCGATATGATCTCGATACCGGTGTGGTGGAGGTCAGCAAGGAGTAA
- a CDS encoding ATP-binding cassette domain-containing protein, which produces MDIEKITIIGGQGKTGQRDKVEQVTLSMGNVVSIVGPTGSGKTTLINDIALFANRNTPSHRKILINGDVPPESYMEDPSRNPIALITQHTNFLSDLPVQRFLDIHVRIRQSGSSPSSTIQETLEFANLLTGEPIIMDSAMTELSGGQTRALLIADAVIIGNSPIILLDEIENAGIHRTKALELLKQYKKIFIFVTHDPRITLLSDFRIVMKAGAMQDLITTGDEERRVAEEIKKLDDLLLGFRTQIRAGSRLEERDLQERLRALGYIA; this is translated from the coding sequence ATGGACATAGAAAAAATTACCATTATCGGCGGCCAGGGGAAAACCGGCCAGAGGGATAAAGTCGAACAGGTAACACTTTCGATGGGCAATGTGGTAAGTATCGTGGGGCCTACAGGATCGGGGAAGACAACTCTGATCAACGATATCGCTCTTTTTGCCAATCGGAATACGCCTTCTCATCGGAAAATACTCATCAATGGTGATGTTCCTCCCGAATCGTACATGGAAGATCCATCCAGGAATCCGATTGCCCTGATTACCCAGCACACCAATTTCCTTTCGGATCTCCCCGTGCAGCGGTTTCTCGATATCCATGTACGAATACGGCAAAGCGGCTCCTCGCCTTCATCCACCATCCAGGAGACCCTGGAATTTGCCAATTTGCTCACCGGAGAGCCGATTATCATGGATAGCGCCATGACCGAGCTCTCTGGCGGGCAAACCAGGGCTTTGCTGATAGCTGATGCGGTCATTATCGGAAATTCACCGATTATCCTGCTCGATGAAATCGAAAATGCCGGTATTCACCGGACCAAGGCTCTGGAGCTCCTCAAACAGTATAAAAAGATTTTTATTTTCGTCACCCATGATCCCAGAATCACCCTTCTTTCTGATTTTCGAATCGTCATGAAAGCCGGCGCCATGCAGGACCTGATTACCACCGGAGATGAAGAGAGACGGGTCGCCGAGGAGATCAAAAAGCTCGATGATCTTCTGCTCGGATTCAGGACACAAATACGGGCGGGAAGCCGCCTTGAGGAAAGAGACCTGCAGGAGCGGCTGCGGGCATTAGGATATATCGCCTGA
- a CDS encoding uracil-DNA glycosylase, whose amino-acid sequence MGISGELMQKLADRIKSCDYCQLSGGRPVPGEGNLEADIMFIGEAPGRQEELAGRPFVGAAGKLLNQLLNGIGLKREDVYITNVIKCRPPENRDPLPEEIEACRGWLDEQIKLVRPRLIVLLGRHALNRFLPGLKISKVHGQPHQQELAGLGSFIFFPIYHPAAALYNRAMREPLEEDFRKIPGLLA is encoded by the coding sequence ATGGGGATTTCTGGTGAGCTTATGCAGAAGCTGGCAGACCGAATCAAGTCCTGTGACTATTGCCAACTGAGCGGCGGCAGGCCGGTTCCAGGTGAAGGTAATCTGGAGGCAGATATCATGTTCATTGGAGAAGCACCGGGCAGGCAGGAAGAACTGGCAGGCCGTCCCTTTGTAGGAGCAGCCGGGAAACTGCTCAACCAGCTTCTGAACGGTATCGGCCTGAAGCGGGAGGATGTCTATATTACCAATGTAATTAAGTGCCGCCCCCCGGAAAACCGCGATCCGCTTCCAGAAGAAATAGAAGCATGCAGAGGGTGGCTTGATGAGCAGATAAAACTGGTTAGACCCAGGCTAATTGTACTTCTTGGGCGGCATGCCTTGAATCGCTTCCTGCCAGGGTTGAAAATATCGAAAGTTCACGGACAGCCTCATCAGCAGGAATTGGCCGGTCTTGGATCGTTTATCTTTTTCCCCATATACCATCCGGCTGCCGCCCTCTATAACAGGGCCATGCGAGAGCCGCTGGAGGAGGATTTCAGAAAAATACCGGGCCTTTTGGCTTGA
- a CDS encoding GTP-binding protein — protein sequence MKAIICAGPPTSGKTTVLKQVIRRLLARGHKLAYLKIDVQFADEDEIFALEYGIPARKVYSGDLCPDHCNVVVLGDALRWAEQTGAEMLFVETAGLCLRCSPYIESSMGMVVLESTSGVNLPRKIGPMLSLADVAVVTKIDLVSQAEREVFRANINDTAGVTVIETDALHGINIDHIVRRIERMEEVREPSFLRGNPPVGTCTICVGKKDIGKEAHFGVLRPLESDIFYRGE from the coding sequence ATGAAAGCCATTATCTGTGCCGGACCACCCACGAGTGGGAAAACAACCGTCTTGAAGCAGGTGATCAGAAGGCTTCTTGCCAGGGGACATAAGCTGGCTTATTTAAAAATCGATGTCCAGTTCGCTGACGAGGATGAGATATTCGCTCTGGAGTATGGAATCCCTGCCAGAAAGGTCTATTCAGGGGATTTATGCCCGGACCACTGCAATGTGGTGGTCCTTGGGGATGCCCTGCGGTGGGCTGAGCAAACCGGGGCCGAGATGCTCTTTGTGGAGACGGCGGGCCTGTGCCTGAGGTGTTCGCCTTACATCGAAAGCTCAATGGGCATGGTTGTTCTGGAATCGACCAGCGGCGTAAACCTGCCCAGGAAGATCGGCCCCATGCTGTCGCTGGCTGATGTAGCCGTAGTCACCAAAATCGACCTGGTATCTCAGGCCGAGCGGGAAGTGTTCAGAGCCAACATCAATGATACGGCGGGTGTGACCGTGATCGAAACCGATGCCCTGCATGGCATCAATATCGACCATATAGTGAGGAGGATAGAGAGAATGGAAGAAGTGAGGGAGCCTTCCTTCCTGAGAGGAAATCCTCCGGTAGGGACCTGCACGATCTGTGTGGGCAAAAAGGATATCGGGAAAGAGGCCCACTTCGGGGTATTGCGGCCTCTGGAATCGGATATATTTTACCGGGGAGAATAG
- a CDS encoding NAD(P)/FAD-dependent oxidoreductase, translating to MSPVPQFLLPEEHDLIIIGAGPAGTSAAITAAGHKADFLLMDQHPPMEKVRGYGRIANYPGLGIIGGEKLAQSFVNHLSALQIPVHRERVFQITRDAYAFQIYGHGKVYRARAVLLALGIVYEKKIPGEEALLGRGVSYCLTCDGLLYAGKSVGVIAETPEGEPEAVSLRQDYGAQVIFYATYACSARESLPEVYPKASIQRLERTTRGIRIVAQGLDDREVDGVFIFRQGASPASLLPGVAMDKHHVQVNKDMHTNVPGLFCAGDCTGPPYQISKAAGEGQVAALSAVKYLTQAR from the coding sequence ATGTCTCCCGTGCCTCAATTTCTGCTCCCGGAAGAGCACGATCTGATCATTATCGGTGCCGGACCTGCCGGGACTTCGGCAGCCATCACCGCCGCAGGCCATAAGGCCGATTTCCTGCTGATGGACCAGCATCCCCCGATGGAAAAGGTAAGGGGCTATGGCCGGATTGCCAACTACCCCGGCCTGGGAATCATCGGGGGAGAAAAGCTGGCCCAAAGCTTTGTCAATCATCTTTCGGCTCTTCAGATTCCGGTACACAGGGAGCGGGTATTCCAAATTACGCGGGATGCCTATGCCTTTCAGATTTATGGCCATGGAAAGGTTTACCGGGCACGGGCAGTGCTTCTGGCTCTGGGTATTGTCTACGAAAAGAAGATACCCGGAGAAGAAGCGCTCCTCGGCCGGGGGGTGAGCTATTGCCTGACCTGCGATGGCCTGCTGTACGCAGGAAAAAGCGTGGGGGTTATCGCCGAGACTCCCGAAGGAGAACCAGAAGCCGTAAGCCTGCGGCAGGATTATGGTGCACAGGTGATTTTTTATGCCACCTATGCCTGCTCTGCCAGAGAGTCACTCCCGGAGGTTTATCCCAAAGCCAGTATCCAGAGACTGGAGCGAACAACCCGGGGGATCCGCATCGTTGCCCAGGGGCTGGATGACCGGGAAGTGGATGGAGTTTTCATCTTCCGCCAGGGGGCATCCCCGGCCAGTCTGCTGCCCGGTGTAGCTATGGATAAACATCATGTGCAGGTTAATAAGGATATGCATACCAATGTCCCCGGCCTGTTCTGCGCCGGTGACTGCACCGGCCCGCCCTATCAGATCAGCAAGGCAGCAGGCGAGGGCCAGGTGGCAGCCCTTTCGGCAGTCAAGTACCTGACCCAGGCACGGTGA